In Myxococcus stipitatus, the following are encoded in one genomic region:
- a CDS encoding ArsA family ATPase, which yields MSTTALGPALAKKRVLICVGSGGVGKTTVAATLALRAAVDGRSSLVCTIDPAKRLANSLGLSALGNAETRVPASALEPLGVTARASLHAMMLDMKQTWDDLITRVAPPEQREKILANRFYQSLSTALAGSQEYIAMEKVWELRRKGQYELVVLDTPPTAHALDFLDAPNRVLDFLDNEAAKWLLAPALKAGKLGLSLFNRSGYVLRALSKFTGTEMLQELSSFMLSLSGMNEGFRERARGVRALLEDATTGFVLVTSPHSERMDEAIHFNTLLKQHRMEVVALVVNRVHPMPTEAMWQAASTLTPTRRAKVEETLRELQVLAEQDRRGIAQLQAACPGIPLIQVPRFGLDVHDITSLWQTGRFLLGDDAF from the coding sequence GTGAGCACCACGGCCTTGGGTCCCGCGCTCGCCAAGAAGCGCGTCCTCATCTGCGTTGGCTCCGGCGGCGTGGGCAAGACGACGGTGGCCGCCACGCTGGCGCTGCGCGCGGCGGTGGATGGCCGCTCCAGCCTGGTGTGCACCATCGACCCGGCGAAGCGCCTGGCGAACTCGCTGGGGCTGTCCGCGCTGGGCAACGCGGAGACGCGCGTGCCCGCCTCCGCGCTGGAGCCGCTGGGCGTGACGGCCCGCGCGAGCCTCCACGCGATGATGCTGGACATGAAGCAGACGTGGGATGACCTCATCACCCGCGTCGCCCCGCCCGAACAGCGGGAGAAGATTCTCGCCAACCGCTTCTATCAGTCGCTCTCCACGGCCCTGGCTGGCAGCCAGGAGTACATCGCCATGGAGAAGGTGTGGGAGCTGCGCCGCAAGGGCCAGTATGAGCTCGTGGTGCTGGACACGCCGCCCACGGCGCACGCGCTGGACTTCTTGGACGCGCCCAACCGCGTGCTGGACTTCCTGGACAACGAAGCGGCGAAGTGGCTGCTGGCGCCTGCGCTGAAGGCGGGCAAGCTGGGCCTGTCGCTGTTCAACCGCAGCGGCTACGTGCTGCGCGCGCTGTCCAAGTTCACCGGCACGGAGATGCTCCAGGAGCTGTCCAGCTTCATGCTCTCACTGTCGGGCATGAACGAGGGCTTCCGTGAACGGGCTCGCGGCGTGCGGGCGCTCCTGGAGGACGCCACCACCGGCTTCGTGCTGGTGACCAGTCCCCACTCCGAGCGCATGGACGAGGCCATCCACTTCAACACCTTGTTGAAGCAGCACCGCATGGAGGTGGTGGCGCTGGTGGTCAACCGCGTCCACCCCATGCCCACCGAGGCCATGTGGCAGGCCGCGTCCACCCTGACGCCCACCCGCCGCGCCAAGGTGGAGGAGACGCTGCGCGAGCTCCAGGTGCTCGCCGAGCAGGACCGGCGCGGCATCGCTCAGCTCCAGGCCGCGTGCCCTGGAATCCCCCTCATCCAGGTGCCGCGCTTCGGTCTGGATGTCCACGACATCACCAGCTTGTGGCAGACCGGCCGCTTCCTCCTGGGGGATGACGCCTTCTAG
- a CDS encoding ParA family protein has product MRRIAFINEKGGTCKTTLAVNTAAWLARERGLRVLLVDLDTQGHASKALGLDVRTLPRNVFHLLTDDAVRLADVVHPSAVPGLDVLPAYKEMADFPVVVAADARRAHRLADRLEAAKEAGYDAVVFDSPPSMGLTTRNILVAATEVVVPVALTYLALDGCAEVADTVRQVGEAEGRPDLSVTKVVPTLYRKTALATAILERLKAYFPGSLAATPLGYDVKVDEAQSHGKTIFEYAPRSRGARMLAAIAAEIHGGPAPRKRKRAPRAG; this is encoded by the coding sequence ATGCGGCGCATCGCCTTCATCAACGAGAAGGGCGGCACCTGCAAGACGACGCTGGCGGTCAACACCGCCGCGTGGCTCGCCAGGGAGCGCGGCCTGCGGGTGCTGCTGGTGGACCTGGACACCCAGGGACACGCCAGCAAGGCGCTGGGCCTGGATGTCCGCACGTTGCCTCGCAACGTCTTCCACCTGCTGACCGATGACGCCGTTCGCCTGGCGGACGTGGTGCATCCGTCCGCCGTGCCGGGCCTGGACGTCCTGCCCGCGTACAAGGAGATGGCGGACTTCCCCGTGGTGGTGGCGGCGGACGCGCGCAGGGCTCACCGGCTGGCGGACCGGTTGGAGGCGGCGAAGGAGGCGGGCTACGACGCCGTCGTGTTCGACTCGCCACCGTCCATGGGGCTCACCACGCGCAACATCCTGGTGGCCGCGACGGAGGTGGTGGTGCCCGTGGCGCTGACGTACCTGGCGCTGGATGGCTGCGCCGAGGTGGCGGACACGGTGCGGCAGGTGGGCGAGGCGGAAGGGCGCCCGGACCTGAGCGTCACCAAGGTGGTGCCCACGCTCTACCGGAAGACGGCGCTGGCCACGGCGATTCTGGAGCGGCTCAAGGCGTACTTCCCCGGCTCACTGGCCGCCACGCCCCTGGGCTACGACGTCAAGGTGGACGAGGCGCAGAGCCACGGGAAGACCATCTTCGAGTACGCGCCCCGCAGCAGGGGGGCTCGGATGCTGGCCGCCATCGCCGCGGAGATTCACGGCGGGCCCGCTCCCCGGAAGCGGAAGCGGGCTCCACGCGCGGGCTGA
- a CDS encoding ArsA family ATPase, whose translation MAGLLDKRLWIVSGKGGVGKSTVSAALALRSARAGRRTLVCEVNTQERVSRFLGHPAAGPEVTLLEENLWAVDVRPQEAMREYGLMVLRFETLYKTVFENRLVRYFLRFVPSLQELVLLGKIMYHLQEKLPDGRPRFDTLVLDAPATGHAISFLSVPQVLVQTVPPGPMSREAQKMRDLLVNPSVTAAVLVALPEEMPVNEAIELHAALTDKVNIRTHAAVLNQSITERFTEADLEALADQPDLYAVARAHHDREALTVLAGTKLERNLHVPVFNVPRLLLPTFGREAIEQVMGHLEALVMGER comes from the coding sequence ATGGCTGGGCTTCTGGACAAGCGGTTGTGGATCGTCTCCGGCAAGGGCGGCGTGGGTAAGAGCACGGTGTCCGCGGCGCTCGCCCTGCGTTCAGCGCGCGCGGGACGCAGGACGCTGGTGTGCGAGGTGAATACCCAGGAGCGCGTCAGCCGCTTCCTGGGCCACCCCGCCGCGGGCCCGGAAGTCACGCTGCTGGAGGAGAACCTCTGGGCGGTGGACGTGCGCCCCCAGGAGGCCATGCGCGAGTACGGCCTCATGGTCCTGCGCTTCGAGACCCTCTACAAGACGGTCTTCGAGAACCGGCTGGTGCGCTACTTCCTGCGCTTCGTGCCTTCCCTGCAGGAGCTCGTCCTGCTGGGGAAGATCATGTACCACCTGCAGGAGAAGCTCCCGGACGGGCGGCCGCGCTTCGACACCCTCGTCTTGGATGCGCCGGCCACCGGCCACGCCATCTCGTTCCTGAGCGTGCCGCAGGTGCTCGTGCAGACGGTGCCTCCGGGCCCCATGTCCCGCGAGGCGCAGAAGATGCGGGACCTGTTGGTGAACCCCTCCGTGACGGCGGCGGTGCTGGTGGCGCTCCCGGAGGAGATGCCGGTGAACGAGGCCATCGAGTTGCACGCGGCGCTCACGGACAAGGTGAACATCCGCACGCACGCGGCGGTGCTCAACCAGTCCATCACCGAGCGCTTCACGGAAGCAGACCTGGAGGCGCTGGCGGACCAGCCCGACCTGTACGCCGTCGCGCGGGCACATCATGACCGGGAGGCGCTGACGGTCCTCGCCGGCACCAAGCTGGAGCGGAACCTTCACGTGCCCGTGTTCAACGTCCCCCGGTTGCTCCTCCCGACATTCGGGCGCGAGGCCATCGAACAGGTCATGGGCCACCTCGAAGCACTGGTGATGGGGGAGCGGTGA
- a CDS encoding twin-arginine translocase TatA/TatE family subunit, translated as MLGLGLGEIIVLGFILLVVFSAARMGQLGNAVGKFVYSFRKASKGEDLVDAKSLPHSRRGSTDAEYSEPDSPRRR; from the coding sequence ATGCTGGGCCTCGGCCTCGGAGAAATCATCGTCCTCGGCTTCATCCTGCTGGTGGTCTTCTCGGCCGCCCGCATGGGTCAGCTTGGCAACGCGGTGGGCAAGTTCGTCTACTCGTTCCGCAAGGCCTCCAAGGGCGAGGACCTGGTCGACGCGAAGTCGCTGCCACACTCCCGCCGGGGCTCCACCGACGCCGAGTACAGCGAGCCCGACTCCCCGCGCCGCCGCTAG
- a CDS encoding M48 family metalloprotease, which produces MEPLFTPEQLAEIHAYHLPYYVRAAVDPFAKMLLLALLLGVLVSPLFRWATTAAGGLERGLGFLRTAPVSRAFFRAMDRLWGEPGWGAAVIFALMTDLFVKLIYTPVDVWFAYTLEHRYGMSNYTPAAFAWDLFKGHLMGALAIAALVIGMYGLARRTRHWWWILGVPVALLMLVSAALDPYRSRLYFEQQPLPPGTLRTRITELMTQADIPFSDVLVEKTSVASRRLQAYFAGQGPTRTIVLNDVIIQELSEEEVLAAVAHEAGHIHEPKWPGRIASSLALVALLFAIDRLLRRASARGWFGTTRFADIRTLPLLSLILFVVSLVGGPIAGTFSREREREADRFALRLTHDTEAFRRMLVKAARVNKMDPQPPRWVVLKGMSHPPIAERLASLPQP; this is translated from the coding sequence ATGGAGCCCCTCTTCACGCCCGAGCAACTGGCGGAGATTCACGCGTACCACCTGCCGTACTACGTCCGCGCGGCGGTGGACCCCTTCGCGAAGATGCTCCTGTTGGCCCTGCTCCTCGGGGTCCTCGTCAGTCCCCTCTTCCGATGGGCCACGACGGCCGCGGGAGGACTGGAGCGAGGGCTTGGGTTCCTTCGCACCGCGCCCGTCAGCCGCGCCTTCTTTCGGGCCATGGACCGGCTGTGGGGCGAGCCGGGCTGGGGGGCGGCCGTCATCTTCGCGTTGATGACGGACTTGTTCGTCAAGCTCATCTACACGCCGGTGGATGTCTGGTTCGCGTACACGCTGGAACACCGGTACGGCATGTCCAACTACACGCCTGCCGCCTTCGCGTGGGACCTGTTCAAAGGCCACTTGATGGGGGCGTTAGCCATCGCGGCGCTGGTCATCGGCATGTACGGGCTTGCTCGCCGCACGCGCCACTGGTGGTGGATTCTCGGGGTGCCCGTCGCGCTGCTGATGCTCGTCTCCGCCGCGCTGGACCCGTATCGAAGCCGCCTCTACTTCGAACAACAGCCCCTGCCTCCGGGAACCTTGCGCACGCGAATCACGGAGCTGATGACCCAGGCGGACATCCCCTTCTCCGACGTGCTGGTCGAGAAGACCTCCGTCGCGTCTCGCAGGCTTCAGGCGTACTTCGCGGGCCAGGGGCCCACGCGCACCATCGTCCTCAACGACGTCATCATCCAGGAGCTCAGTGAGGAGGAGGTGCTCGCCGCCGTGGCACACGAGGCGGGCCACATCCACGAGCCCAAGTGGCCCGGCCGTATCGCGTCCTCGCTTGCGCTGGTAGCGCTGCTCTTCGCCATCGACCGGCTGTTGCGCAGAGCCTCCGCGCGGGGCTGGTTCGGGACGACGCGCTTCGCGGACATCCGGACCTTGCCCCTGCTCTCTCTCATCCTGTTCGTCGTGTCGCTCGTGGGAGGGCCCATCGCGGGGACGTTCTCGCGTGAGCGTGAGCGCGAAGCGGACCGCTTCGCCCTGCGACTGACTCACGACACCGAAGCGTTCCGCCGGATGCTCGTGAAGGCCGCGCGCGTCAACAAAATGGACCCGCAGCCTCCGCGCTGGGTCGTCCTCAAGGGCATGAGCCATCCGCCCATCGCAGAGCGATTGGCCAGCCTGCCTCAACCTTGA
- a CDS encoding tetratricopeptide repeat protein, with the protein MRTYMSVSRWWWLAVLGLGVAGCRTTGAVAGSDSAATAPVTQEIQFDAVTVTADLELDKLNDEELFAEGTSAFAANDFKQAARYFGRLADFHPDSQHRRQALYNAGLSHQRLKEWEEAWHRFSELADAAKGQGDALDAAFRVAETQYHLQRYDEAVSLLTTLAERQDLPLNRRIEARVQQGICELEAGRADAAEATLRKAISAYEALTDKDEVDDYFPAQAHFFVGELYRMHYENVQLDPAKGADKLAEDLNYKAELLLSAQGHYLRSIRVGNGYWATAAGSQIGALYEDLYARMVNSPAPAELNAEEAVVYRQELRKKIRVLLTKSINIYERTLETAERIGSQSSFVDRTRESLAKVKALLLADAEGEPVPIPPATENDPHS; encoded by the coding sequence ATGCGGACATACATGTCGGTGAGCCGATGGTGGTGGCTGGCGGTGCTCGGGCTCGGGGTCGCCGGGTGTCGGACGACAGGCGCCGTTGCGGGGTCTGACTCCGCGGCGACCGCGCCCGTGACACAGGAAATCCAGTTCGACGCGGTGACGGTGACCGCGGACCTGGAGCTGGACAAGCTCAACGACGAGGAGCTCTTCGCCGAGGGGACGTCAGCCTTCGCCGCGAACGACTTCAAGCAGGCCGCGCGCTATTTCGGCCGGCTGGCGGACTTCCACCCCGACAGTCAGCACCGGCGACAGGCGCTCTACAACGCGGGGCTTTCCCATCAGCGGCTCAAGGAGTGGGAAGAGGCGTGGCACCGCTTCTCCGAGCTGGCGGACGCGGCCAAGGGACAGGGTGACGCCCTGGACGCGGCGTTCCGCGTGGCGGAGACGCAGTACCACCTGCAGCGCTATGACGAGGCCGTCTCGCTGCTGACCACGCTGGCCGAGCGCCAGGACCTCCCCCTCAATCGCCGCATCGAGGCGCGGGTGCAGCAGGGAATCTGCGAGCTGGAGGCGGGCCGCGCCGATGCGGCGGAAGCCACGCTGCGCAAGGCCATCTCCGCGTACGAAGCCCTCACGGACAAGGACGAGGTGGACGATTACTTCCCCGCGCAGGCCCACTTCTTCGTGGGGGAGCTGTACCGGATGCACTACGAGAATGTGCAGTTGGATCCGGCCAAGGGTGCCGACAAGCTCGCCGAGGACCTCAACTACAAGGCGGAGCTGCTGCTGTCCGCGCAGGGGCACTACCTGCGCTCCATCCGCGTCGGCAACGGCTACTGGGCCACGGCCGCGGGCTCGCAGATTGGGGCGCTCTACGAAGACCTCTACGCGCGTATGGTGAACTCGCCCGCGCCCGCGGAGCTCAACGCCGAGGAAGCCGTCGTCTACCGGCAGGAGCTGCGCAAGAAGATCCGGGTGCTGCTCACCAAGTCCATCAACATCTACGAGCGCACCCTGGAGACGGCCGAGCGCATCGGCTCACAGAGCAGCTTCGTGGACCGGACGCGTGAGAGCCTCGCCAAGGTGAAGGCACTGCTCCTGGCCGACGCGGAGGGTGAGCCCGTCCCCATCCCACCCGCCACCGAGAATGACCCGCACTCCTGA
- the ruvX gene encoding Holliday junction resolvase RuvX, with the protein MRTLGLDFGTKTIGVAVSDGLGLTAQGVTTIRRTSLKADLAALATLAREHEADRVVIGLPLNMDGSEGPRAEASRKFADTVAQSLGVQVELWDERLSTVAATRTLLEADVSRARRKEVIDQVAAQFILQGWLDAHRPAEAAYHADDDYDDSEP; encoded by the coding sequence ATGCGTACCCTGGGTTTGGACTTTGGAACCAAGACCATCGGGGTGGCCGTCTCGGATGGCCTGGGGCTCACCGCCCAGGGCGTCACCACCATCCGGCGCACCTCGCTGAAGGCGGACCTCGCCGCGCTCGCCACCCTCGCGCGAGAGCACGAGGCGGACCGCGTCGTCATCGGCCTGCCGCTCAACATGGATGGCTCGGAGGGCCCGCGCGCGGAGGCCTCACGCAAGTTCGCGGACACCGTGGCCCAGTCCCTGGGCGTCCAGGTGGAGCTCTGGGACGAGCGCCTTTCCACCGTCGCCGCCACCCGCACCCTCCTGGAGGCGGACGTCAGCCGCGCCCGCCGCAAGGAGGTCATCGACCAGGTCGCCGCGCAGTTCATCCTCCAGGGCTGGCTGGACGCCCACCGCCCCGCGGAGGCCGCCTACCACGCGGACGACGACTACGACGACTCGGAGCCCTGA
- a CDS encoding ArnT family glycosyltransferase, translating into MATAPTSVSHPSSPTPSLAAVPSPSPEPSTRWLVGMLLVVALLPRLLVFVGNENLYGDAVVRTELAERWLRSPHLITAYGDGAYQFGPLHMYLVGVALSVLDREVAGRAVSLLFGVLSVVPLFALTRRLFGWRAGVVAGLSFAAWGMHLQFSTTAGSEAVSLFFMLAAFALYAEGVDENRFLPLFQAALMLNLACALRYDAWMYIPLLCVALLFSSQDKVASVTRAVGFGLACLPFPLLWMQGNELMHGDPFFPLKAVEDFHRGWVLSSAGSGLAIGWRLQQLFFWPGVALLTLSPGVALLGMWGMVKAWKQRPDTRWLVAAAVLPTLYFTFRAVVLANFVPLGRFTVTQLSVLPVFVAVGFGALMSARSEGARKALAGVTAVLAVVLPVAVGLFTFRADGRLQDTMRPVSPTSTNPRPVMQVADFVKAEVAGKGGSLALDDDPSYMDLQVAFFSGLSEERIARVRWDTFRKRLEEARPEVLVRFDQGNLVKDAGVKVEGRTLTLDGVAYEELDGFTAPLHVYRRRP; encoded by the coding sequence ATGGCGACCGCCCCTACTTCCGTCTCTCATCCATCGTCCCCCACGCCGAGCCTGGCGGCGGTCCCTTCACCCTCACCCGAGCCGAGCACGCGCTGGTTGGTGGGGATGCTGTTGGTGGTGGCCCTGTTGCCGCGGCTGCTGGTGTTCGTGGGCAACGAGAACCTGTACGGCGACGCGGTGGTGCGCACGGAGCTGGCGGAGCGCTGGCTGCGCTCGCCGCACCTCATCACCGCGTATGGGGATGGCGCCTACCAGTTCGGCCCGCTGCACATGTACCTGGTGGGCGTGGCGTTGTCGGTGCTGGACAGGGAGGTGGCGGGCCGCGCGGTGAGCCTGTTGTTCGGCGTGCTGTCGGTGGTGCCGCTGTTCGCGCTGACGCGGCGGCTGTTCGGCTGGAGGGCGGGGGTGGTGGCCGGCCTGTCCTTCGCCGCGTGGGGCATGCATCTGCAGTTCTCCACCACGGCGGGCAGCGAGGCGGTGTCGCTGTTCTTCATGCTGGCGGCGTTCGCGCTGTACGCGGAAGGGGTGGACGAGAACCGCTTCCTGCCCCTGTTCCAGGCGGCGCTGATGCTCAACCTCGCGTGTGCGCTGCGCTACGACGCGTGGATGTACATCCCGTTGCTATGCGTGGCGCTGCTCTTCAGCAGCCAGGACAAGGTTGCGTCCGTGACGCGCGCGGTGGGCTTCGGTCTGGCGTGCCTGCCGTTCCCCTTGTTGTGGATGCAGGGCAACGAGCTGATGCATGGCGACCCGTTCTTCCCGCTGAAGGCGGTGGAGGACTTCCACCGGGGCTGGGTGCTGTCGTCGGCGGGGTCCGGTCTTGCCATTGGATGGCGGTTGCAACAGTTGTTCTTCTGGCCCGGCGTGGCGCTGCTGACGTTGTCGCCAGGGGTGGCGTTGTTGGGGATGTGGGGGATGGTGAAGGCGTGGAAGCAGCGGCCGGACACGCGCTGGCTGGTGGCGGCGGCGGTGTTGCCCACGCTGTACTTCACGTTCCGGGCGGTGGTGCTGGCGAACTTCGTTCCGCTGGGGCGCTTCACGGTGACGCAGCTCTCGGTGCTGCCGGTGTTCGTGGCGGTGGGGTTCGGGGCGCTGATGAGCGCGCGCAGTGAGGGGGCTCGCAAGGCGCTGGCGGGGGTGACGGCGGTGCTCGCGGTGGTGTTGCCCGTGGCGGTGGGTTTGTTCACCTTCCGCGCGGACGGGCGTCTGCAGGACACGATGCGGCCGGTGAGCCCCACGTCGACCAACCCGCGGCCGGTGATGCAGGTGGCGGACTTCGTGAAGGCGGAGGTGGCTGGGAAGGGGGGCTCACTGGCCCTGGATGACGACCCCAGCTACATGGACCTCCAGGTGGCGTTCTTCTCCGGGCTGTCGGAGGAGCGCATCGCGCGGGTGCGGTGGGACACGTTCCGCAAGCGGCTGGAGGAGGCTCGGCCGGAGGTGCTGGTGCGCTTCGACCAGGGCAACCTGGTGAAGGATGCCGGGGTGAAGGTGGAGGGGCGCACGTTGACGTTGGATGGCGTGGCCTATGAAGAGCTGGACGGCTTCACGGCGCCGCTGCACGTGTATCGCCGCCGCCCGTAG
- a CDS encoding tetratricopeptide repeat protein, translated as MGRVIKHEAAEAVRMESGAVRRMRSFARGEATWAEVEGMTFEEAKAIAQVGCDLAAAGRLEEARILFEGLVAGNPRDAGAHAALGTVYQRLGRLEEAIAEYSAALARDAAHPVALANRGELYLRKGERQGFTDLSNAVEVDPHGETAAGRRARALVKAITLVAVEKLKEDSQQS; from the coding sequence ATGGGACGCGTCATCAAGCATGAAGCAGCGGAGGCGGTGCGAATGGAGAGCGGGGCGGTGCGGCGGATGCGGTCCTTCGCGCGGGGGGAGGCGACCTGGGCGGAGGTGGAGGGGATGACGTTCGAGGAGGCGAAGGCCATCGCGCAGGTGGGCTGTGATCTGGCGGCGGCGGGGCGGTTGGAGGAGGCGCGCATCCTCTTCGAGGGGTTGGTGGCGGGGAACCCGAGGGATGCGGGGGCACACGCGGCGCTGGGCACGGTGTACCAGCGGTTGGGGCGACTGGAGGAGGCCATCGCGGAGTACAGCGCGGCGCTGGCGCGGGACGCGGCGCATCCGGTGGCGTTGGCGAATCGGGGGGAGTTGTACCTGCGCAAGGGGGAGCGGCAGGGCTTCACGGACCTCTCCAACGCGGTGGAGGTGGACCCGCATGGGGAGACGGCGGCGGGGCGGCGGGCCCGGGCGCTGGTGAAGGCCATCACGTTGGTGGCGGTGGAGAAGCTGAAGGAGGACTCGCAGCAGTCGTAG
- a CDS encoding polyhydroxyalkanoate synthesis regulator DNA-binding domain-containing protein, with amino-acid sequence MSEAEQAGAPSKEPKIIKRYTNRKLYDTVESRYVTLDEIAAMIKEGTEVRIVDNRTKEDLTSVTLAQIIFEEEKKKNQMPLSVLREIIRHPGESISGFIQKEVTPRVASIREEAESRLDKLLRREDATKTPAPEQPAEEPQQATDAASAGGLSPADLLKASQRAFEDWQRKIDERVKHVVENLTGNLPALGRDMQSLNQRLEELEKKLEQMEQQKKE; translated from the coding sequence ATGAGCGAGGCCGAGCAAGCAGGCGCTCCGAGCAAGGAGCCGAAGATCATCAAGCGGTACACGAACCGGAAGCTCTACGACACCGTGGAGAGCCGGTACGTCACCCTCGATGAAATCGCCGCGATGATCAAGGAGGGAACCGAGGTGCGGATTGTCGACAACCGCACGAAAGAGGACCTGACCTCGGTCACCCTCGCGCAAATCATCTTCGAGGAGGAGAAGAAGAAGAACCAGATGCCGCTGTCGGTGCTGCGGGAAATCATCCGCCACCCCGGCGAGTCCATCTCGGGCTTCATCCAGAAGGAAGTCACGCCGCGCGTCGCCTCCATCCGTGAGGAGGCCGAATCCCGGCTCGACAAGCTCCTTCGCCGCGAGGACGCCACCAAGACGCCCGCCCCCGAGCAGCCCGCCGAGGAGCCGCAGCAGGCCACCGACGCCGCCTCCGCGGGAGGCCTGTCCCCCGCAGACCTGCTCAAGGCCAGCCAGCGCGCGTTCGAGGACTGGCAGCGCAAGATTGACGAGCGCGTCAAGCACGTCGTCGAGAACCTCACCGGCAACCTCCCCGCCCTGGGCCGCGACATGCAGTCGCTCAACCAGCGCCTGGAAGAGCTGGAGAAGAAGCTCGAGCAGATGGAGCAGCAGAAGAAGGAGTAG
- a CDS encoding glycerophosphodiester phosphodiesterase, whose protein sequence is MLLLAHRGASADAPENTLEAFAEAARQGADGVELDAMVCGSGEVVVCHDERLERLARLPWEVRTTPWWKLRQADVGTPLGFAPARIPLLEEVLDALPPQFIINIELKCERFDDDGLAQKVADLVRRRGLSERVVISSFNPMCLFRLLAAAPELRRGYLIDPDRRWSVQAYAVSPLVSSHSVHPYHGDCTPERISAWRAAGLRVATWTVDDATRARELERMGVSYLITNRPGAMRESLRVVA, encoded by the coding sequence ATGCTCCTGCTCGCCCACCGAGGTGCCTCCGCAGACGCCCCTGAGAACACCCTGGAAGCCTTCGCCGAGGCCGCCCGCCAGGGCGCTGATGGCGTCGAACTGGACGCCATGGTCTGTGGCTCGGGGGAGGTGGTGGTCTGCCACGACGAGCGCTTGGAACGGCTGGCGCGCCTGCCCTGGGAGGTGCGCACCACGCCCTGGTGGAAGCTGCGCCAGGCCGATGTGGGCACGCCCCTCGGCTTCGCCCCGGCTCGAATCCCGCTGCTCGAGGAGGTGCTGGACGCCCTCCCGCCGCAGTTCATCATCAACATCGAACTCAAGTGCGAGCGCTTCGATGACGACGGCCTCGCCCAGAAGGTCGCGGACCTGGTCCGACGCCGCGGGCTGTCCGAGCGCGTCGTCATCTCCAGCTTCAACCCGATGTGTCTCTTCCGGCTGCTCGCCGCCGCCCCTGAGCTGCGCCGGGGCTACCTCATCGACCCCGACCGCCGCTGGAGCGTCCAGGCGTACGCGGTGAGCCCGCTCGTCTCGTCACACTCGGTGCACCCCTACCACGGGGACTGCACCCCGGAGCGCATCAGCGCCTGGCGCGCCGCCGGATTGCGAGTGGCCACTTGGACGGTGGACGACGCCACGCGAGCCCGAGAGCTCGAGCGGATGGGCGTCAGCTACCTCATCACCAACCGGCCCGGGGCGATGCGCGAGTCCTTGCGCGTCGTCGCCTAG